ATCCTGTTACTATCGGTTCCTGACCAAAGGGCAGCAGTGGATATGGCTGCAGACTCACTACTACATCACCTACCACCAGTGGAACTCCAAGCCCGAGTTCATTGTTTGCACTCATCTGGTAGTTAGGTAGGAGCAAGCACCAAACTCTTCACAGTGTTATGTCTCAGTGTTCAGCCACTGCTTTTTCTGGTTCTGCTTCATGTTAACCAACATGCTTAGTGTGCCTTGCTGTGCCTTCTGACACATAAAATGATATGTAATTCCATTTCCATGAAACTAATCTGACAGGGAAtatggtgttttttttgtttttttttttttgttttttttttttttttttttttttttttttttttttttttttttgcaactgagccaAAAGCCTGGAAGCCAGCTCTGGCCAAATCTGTCAGTGTGTTACATTCCCCTTTTGTCTCTAGTGATGGTATGGCCATAGAAAGAATTAAAGCTGTTGGGAATCAGACATATCTTTCTGGGCATGAATGAGATAATATAATCATATAACTCCTACAAAACCTTTTGATCAgagctttaaatatttatgactTGAAGTTAGCTGCTGGCTTGCTGGCCTTATTCCTCACCCAAATCCAGGCCTGGATCCCCCCCTAGTGGGAAGCTGcttgtgctgagctgcagcccgTGCTGGAAGGCAGTGCATGTGTAGGATGCTCTGTGAATGCACCTTCTGGAGGGGAATCTGCTGGATTACCACAgccatctcaaaaaaaaaactatgTGAAGAGTAAGAATGTATTTTCTGAAGGGCTTGAAAAAATAGTGACACACTGGTTTGCTCTATTAACTTGAGTAAACTTATTGCTCAGTGTATTTTTGTAGTGTCAAGaatcattttttttctggtcccCCTCTTTTCCTGTCAAACATCTGAAAGAGCAAACACTAGTAAATATGAAATATATGGGTCTGTTGGAGTGAGccagaggagggccatgaggatgctcagagggctggagcacctctcctgtgaaaacagggagagctggggttgttcagcctggagaagaaaaggctccagaGAGACCTTAGAGCCTCTCCCAGTGCCTAAGGGAGCTCCAAGACAGCTGGAGAAAGAGCTATGGAGTTGTAGAACAAGGTGGAGTGGCTTTAAACTGTCAGAgataggtttagattagatctTGGgtagaaatccttccctgtgagaatggtgaggcactggaagcccagagaagctgtggctgccccgtcCCTGGAAGTTTTAAAGGCCAGGTTGGCTGGGGCCCTgaacagcctggtctagtggaaggtgttctgCCCACAGTAGAGGGCCTGGAACCAGataatttttaaggtccctttcaacccaaattcTATTGATCCTGATTCTGTGGTCTGTGGTATAGACTACGTATGAAGTGCTAACATCAGCAAATGTTACACAGAGAGATTACTTCTCAGTTGTCTTACTTCTGTCATCCTTCAGGAAATTCAGCTTCACTTTAAGGGCTGAATTTATTGTGCATGaacttgtttcttctttctgcttccagTGCTTCTTAAACCTAATGATGTAGTCCTAAATAGATTTTGAAGTTCAATTCTGTCTCAGATAGTTAAGGCTTAAAATATGTTACTGAAGCACACAAGTTAAAATGTTCTTTCAGGAAAACTCATTACCACAATGATATAAGTGAGGTCGGTTCAGCAGCTTCTCTTGCCTCCCACAAAGGTTGCAGCTCATTAATATTTCATCACTCTAAAGTCTGGCACCTCTCAGTGCCCACGATGCATGAGCACTCAGAGAGTCTTTGAAACATCCTCTCCAATTTATCCCAGGTGAATCATGGGGCACTTGTTAtgtaataatttcattatttcagagggaaaaaagtaaggaaagaaaatctaCAGTTCCAGAGGCACCTTGTAGGGGCTCCTGCAATTCACATTGCACTTGTGTAGCTGCCTGTTTGTATTTGGAGCTTCCACTGGAGTGCAGGATGTTAACTCTGATGCATGCACAGTTCTGTGCACCCTCAGACGGAGGGACCTGCCCAAGGCACTGTCACAGGGATCACTGAACTACCATGCAAAAAAAAGGATGCTTGTTCATCATCATCAGGTTAGAAAATGAATGTACACTTGTGGTAGGATACCTGCACAGAagctgtaaaataatttttgttggtttttggggggttcatttagggtttgttttttggtttttttggttttttatttttgggtttttttagttatGCAGAAGTTCGGGCTGAGAGAAGACGAGATCTTGGCCTCGAAGAGTCATCAATTGAACTGGCATCCTCTTCTCTAAAGGTACCTTGTTCTTCACAGCTTAATGAGGAGATGTTTAAACCAAACTGAGTCATAGCTTACCAGTCTGAGGGAAATATCTGttcttctccattttctttactcccatctcattccaagccTTGAACTGGGTCATGATTCAGGCAGGCCCTAAGAAGCTTTCCAGTGGCTCCAAATTGTCCATGTTGGTTTAGGACAGGCTGGATGAGCTTTGAACTGCCTGATCTAGTGGCATGGCAGagggattggaactagatggtctgTAACAGCAAGTATTCTCTGATTCCACAATAGCTGTGAATTCAGCAGTTGCATTGCTCTGTTCTGGTCCCTGTAATCTTTCTGAGACCAGGACACAAACCTCAGCTCAGAAacagagaagcagagctggagctggaggccAGATTGCTGTACCTGTCCCCCTTTGTAAGGCACAGAGGATCCAAGGGTAGGGCAGTACCACAGGGTACCTGTTTTGCTTGTGCCAGCTCATCACTGATACTCAGATGAAGATGAGAAAACAAGGGAAAACACTTACCTAGATTTCAGCTCAGTTGCTGGATCACATCAAGTGTAGGATTGTGACCTGTAATTTCCATGAGCAATAATTTTCATGGCTTGAGTCAGGGTCATTTTAGCTACTTTTAAGTTTCTCCTCTTGGTAGTTTACAAATTAGACCAGCAATCAAAGTAATTTCAAGTGGGCTGTTGTGTAGTTGTTCATTGCATCAGCCTCATAGCCTTTCAGACATTATTTTATGGGAGCTCAGGCTGTccccctctgctgcccaggTCCTTCCCAGAACAGGCTGCTGGAGCCACTGCTCCCCAAGGAACAATGCGTGGGATTGCAGCTCTCAGCACTGCCCAGTACCTGTCCCCCTCAGGTGACATTTGCTGTGGGTCCTCTTGGGGCTGTAGCTGGTCCCTACCCCTTCCCAGtcatctctctccatctcttCGATGGATAAAACTATTCTCCAGGTAGCACCTCCTGCCACCTTCACTCATTCCCCCTGCCACCACCCCCAGTGCACCACAGCCAAGCAGCTGTCACATCCCTGAAGAGATCGGGCAGAAAGAGGCTGACAAAAGCAATGTCCTGTTGCCCACAGCTCTGTGGGCAGGGGAGAAGGAGGCTGGCACGGCAGAGTGCGGGCCATGGGCAGCAGTCCCCGGGAGGAGCAATCCTCCAGTGGTGCTCGCTGCCATCGGGAGGGTGCCCGGGCATGAGCGAGGCTCCGTGTGCCCGCGGGCTTTGGGGCGAGCGCAGCGGGGCAGGGCGAGCAGGGTTTGCTGGCTTTGTCTGCAGACAAGGGCTCGAGGAggcagaggtcccttccagggCCATTCCCTCCTGCTGACGGTCTCACCACTCGTGCTTCGCTCCCCGCAGAGCCACAGCAGCTACCTGGACGTGGGGCAGTGCGGCAGCAGCCAGGACGCCAGCCGGGAGGGAGTGTCGCTGTCCTCGCACAGCTCCCGGCGCTCCTCGCACACCACCCTGTCCGACTCCACCTGTAGGTGCCGGGACAGCCCAGCTTGGGTGGGCTGGAGAGCGGAGCAGCCTCCCAGATCCTGGGGTTCGGCTGGGAGTGACCGAGTCGGGGTGGGAGGGGAATGCTCAGCGCCGGGGCCGACGCAGCGTGTCGTGACGAGTCACAGAGCAGCGACAGAGCCACGGccacctgctgcctcctccctctAACCCACCCCCTGTGTGAGAGCCGATTTCCCCGGgcttgtcaccagcccagggccATGGCTGTTTGCTGTGCTTCTGGGGACAAGAGGTGACTCGCTAGCTTGATTGagccaagctcactgacaaaagTTTTATGTTGGGATAATATCATTTTATTATGGGGTCTCTCATGTGAAATCCCTGCAGAAGGAGCACAGAAGGATGCCTGCCTTGCTGGCAGCTTCATCCCAGCTCCCATCAGTGCCCTCCTCACCCTGGGGGAGGCTGCAAGCTGACTGCAGTGCTCTGTGTGGGGCCATGGGTAGGAAACTCAGGGCACTTTTCTTGCCGTGGGGAGAACGATCTCATCTGGGGTACACCCCTGGAGGGCGGGGTGAATAGGGGGTTAGCATCAGGAGGGAGCCCAGCAAGTGAGGTGGGGAGCCAGAGGGACCATAGAGGGGCAGAGGGCCAAACTGCCCGTAGAGGGGCAGGTTGAGGACCCACTTCAGCACTGTTTGGGTCACTGCCCATCCGCATAGGTGGATTTCAGGCTCAGCCAGGGTacccaggcagggctctgctgtaTCTCAGTGAGTGTCTCTTTCGCAGCCACGTCGTCCATGCGGCGCACGGACACCAGCACCCCCACccggccggcggggccgggcgctcCGGGGGACAAGGCGGCCCTGCGGCTGGCAGCGCCCGGCAGCGCCCAGGTCAGTGCTCCCGGAGCAGGAGCTCTTCTGAGGCggcagggaaaggagcacaGCAAGCACTGATCTCACCCTCAGAGGTGCTGGATCCCACACTCCGAGTGTGCTGGGGCTTCCTGGGGAGTGCCACTGGCAGGCAGAGCCTGTGGAGACACACTAGAGGATCCTCTGCTGCCTTCTTTCAGGATTCAGTTTGCTCCTCCAGGCTAAATGCCTTTTCACCACCAACCCTCTTCTCTTGGGGTTTGTACACGTGAGGTGGCCTTTATCCAAAATGGGTGCTGACACCAAGGACTTGAAATTATCAGGAGCATGCAGGAACCTAAATTCTCCCTTCAGACTTATCCTCAGATCTCCAGTCTCAGCTGTCCAATTCCCTGCGCTTGTTCCTCCCTGGCATGAGCTGTTAAAGCACCAGCTCTGCACTAGAGGTGCTATGGACCTACAGTAAggtaaatttttaatttctaggCCATAGCCACTCCTCAAGCTCGTGGTGAGCACCTCTCTCAGCCCGCCGAGGctcagctggcagtgccctcccAGCACTCTGTGATGgtgtgtggtttgtttttgttaagtgcactgctgtgtcctgtcagcAGAGCAGCCTAGGTGGCTTTGGTTCACTGCCCTCACGTCCTTGCTGGCTCATCCCAGAGTGGGGACAAGGTTTCTGTGCCCTTTCTGTTGCTGAGATTTACCTGCAACAACCTTATTGCAGCCACTTATTTCAGCGAGCAGAGAGAGCAGGTGGGGCACCCAAAGAAATAGCGTAGGAGAAGGTTTACACTTGTAAAAAGTGTTGTGGGCTGCTGAAGGCTTCTCCCTAAATCTATAGCAGCTACCTACAGGCTGATACAATGCTGAAGAGTTTTAGTAGAGGAAGAGGATGTCATGGAAGGCTTGAGTTAGGTccggaaaagaaaagaaaacaaaaaccccaagaaaaatgaGTCATAAACCATAATGGCAAGGTCTGTCCTTACAGGGCTTTGATATCAGTGAGCTAATTGTTCAGACTATAAAACAGAAATTGAAAATGGCCACTGCAGGTGTGAAAGATGGATCCCCAGGTGGATTGCAGCCCATCTTGGGCCTGGCATCTGCCAAATATCATGAGCAGCACAACTGAAAGCCCAGCCAGGATGTGTGGCAAGGGTTTGGATGCAGTGTCTGCCCCAAAACACAGGTGGGCCCAAACCAGCAGGGTGTCAtcctgaggggacagcagaTTCCCATGTATAGACACTTCATCTATGCAGAAACTACAGAGACCAACACCTGGAGGGAGGCACTGCATGTAAGccagatgtgctgctgctctgaaactACACTGGCACTTTGGTTAAATATGCAATTGCCATTTTTTGTCAGCATCATTTTTTTTATGGCATAAGCTGAAAAGCAGTCATTTTTTCTAAAATCAGCATTGCTGTAGATGTGAGTAGCAGGACTGGTCCTACTGTGTGGTCccttttctctgttctctgcaGCCAGTGTACCATTTCCCCACCCAGCTGGGGATGATGCACCAGCtgaaagagcagctggaggagaggacTCGCATCCTGCAAGCTGACATCAAAACACAGCAAGAGGAGCTCCATGTCAtcaaggagcagctccagctcgtGCAGGACTCCAACCTGCAGGTACCTGCTGCCCCTGGTGCTCCCAGCCTCACCAGctatttgcttttcctttgagCACACAGAGCAGTAACAAAATTGTCTGTGGCAAAAGCTTTTGGGAATGAACTCTTGACAAATTGGTAACTTGGTTTCAGCAGTGGGAGTCGTGTTTCCCAAGAGATGAGTGATGTCAATATCTGGCTGAGTATTGAATCAGTaatttttgtgctttaaaaaaagcagtcccAAATTAATCCAAAGTCTCCCATGCACAAAAAAGCTTGGTGATTCCATGTCTGGTTAGTGCTGCTGTATCCCACTGCCACTCCTGCAAAACACAGCAGGCACAATGGAGCTGGAACGTTCCTGGCTCTGAATAAATATTTGACACAAGCTAACATTTGATTTTCTGTTACTCATGGTTCATTCTGCCCTGGATTTAGAgatactgctgctgctgcagtgttaTTTCTGCCAGGCAGCACCACCAACACCTCCTGTGCCTCTCTCACCTAAAGATGCTGATGCAGCAGCCGATCCCCGTCATCTTCAACGCcgtgcagcagcccagcccccgGAGGCCGCCGCCGCAGGGCACgcccaggcacagcacagccaagaagtcacagcagccagccctgccggGGACAAAGCACcactgcagcacccagctgctGTCACCGCACCCATTCCTCAGGGAcccctgtggcacagccccCCAGGTCACTGGCTGCTTCATTGTCTTCGTCACCcgcttctccagctctgcataCTTGTCTGCCATGGTCCCCTGCATCCCCTCTGGGCTGGTTTTACTGAACAGCTGGCATTGAGGTGTTTGTGTCAGGGGTCAGTTGTGAACAAGTGTCTCCTGACACAAATGTCACTcaactgtaaaaataaaaaccaggtAGCCAAAAAGCACTTAAACCCCAGAGACTGCTGGAGCTCTCCTGGTGCCTGGGGAGGATGTGAGTGGGAGGTCTGGGCTCTCATCAACACCATGCCCATTATTCATAGCCAGTGAGATTGTGGTAGCATAACACAGGAGTAGGTATCATTTTAAAAGATTGCTTTTGCTCTGCCTGAGGAGTCTTGGAAGGCAGctttgaaaaaacaattttgtCACCACTAGACCTAAATCCACTATTAAGATGGGAAAGACTTGAGCtgttcaaaaacaaaaaagccaacaCTCCTGCTTTAAAGGACCGATGAGATGCTTTCCTTGGAGACTTCAGATTTGCACTTCCCCTCTTAAGCTGTTCTCTTCCTCCTCAAGCCTTTTCTGCCCTTACCCTTGCACTCTAATTTCTTAAAAGGCTGTCTGGGAATGCCAacacctgccctgcagggacaatAAGTGCTAATGGGTTGGTGATCATGAATAGGTATACTGTTCCTACTGCAGTGTTCAGGGACATATCCTATTgtcccttctccttttcccatctGCCTGCTGTAAGTGGTTATTTCATCCTTCCATTAGGGAGCTTCAAAACTTAGGTGGGTACCTGTGTCTTCATTCCAGgtacagcagcagaagcagcagcacccagtgaGAGGAAGCCAAGGCCAGCAAACgtgtgtgccagggcaggggagcaTTCCAGTGCCCTTCTACAACAGCCCCATGGTGTTCTCCCAAGCACACCCCATCGCCGTGGCTGCACAGGTGCCCACTGACAGCAGTGAGAGGCAACCACCAGCTGACTACAGCCAGGACAGGAGCCTCAGGtaccagagccctgctgggaccATCCTGGGGGCAGTGACAGAAGCAGCAGTTCTTGGGCAGCAAGGAGGGCAGGCgtggctgggctcagggcagtggGCCTGGGATGCCACAGCCAGCCTGAGGATGTTCCCTCTGCAGGGGTGAGCCCAGTGTGCATGCTGTGCACATCCTGCTGTGTCATCAGGGGCCTTAATCCTCTTCTCACCATATTTCCATAAATTAATCTAACCCTACCCTCTGTCACTTTAAGGTCAGTCTCCCATGCCCTTGCCAAAagtccctctcctgctctcttaGCCCCTTttggtactggaaggtgctattAGAtgtccctggatccttctcttctccagtctCAACAATCCTAATTTTCTCAGCATGTATTCACAGGAGAGATGTGAGGTGATAAGAAGCATCCTGTTTCATTAGGTTGTTTTCTAGATAGTGGTTTGCCTGCTTTCATGGAGGACTTTCAAAGAGTTGTTTCTAGAGACTGACAGGACCTTGGACCCTGGACCTCCCCTTCCCTGACCatcctctgttttccttccacCACAGGATGCTGTTGGATCAGTCCATCCAAGCCATGATGCCCACAGCCAACAGCAGTGTCCAGCCCatgcagagcagtgccagcaggcagcaaggAAAGTGAGTCTCTGCTGGCCCTTATTTTCCTGCAGTGTCTTAGCAGGATACTTTATGGCACtgaaaaagacatgaaaaaacTTGTAGCTGGTCATGCAAACACAAACAGTCCCAGTCTGAAGTGAAACAAAAGTTTAACCAgctaggggaaaaaatgagaatattttttaattacagagaCCTTTACGATAAATGAAGTGAATTCAAAAAATTAAccatttcctggcttttgcaaagCATAAAATGCTTGACCAAGACATGGAGAAAATGTACAACCTTAAAAACCTTAATTTAGTTCCAGTCTGTGCTTTGTGGGCAGAGGGGAATCAGGGACCTCCTGTCAGCAAGGTCTGCACGGTTtgacagccctgctccaggctggttcctgcagcagctgagctccccAGTGCCCGTTCTGAGGGTGGTCTGGGTGTGGGTTCTCATGCCTGGCTTTCCTCCTTGTGGCAGGTTtgttgcagagcagcagagcctggctcccccagcacaggcacagccagccacCTGCAGCCCCGCCCGGCCTCCAGCCCCGCCGCCCATCTTCTCCCCATCCCTCGTCATCCCACACACcagcttcccttcccaccaggcCAGCACACCACTTCATCTGCACCAgtggccacagcagcaggttCAGCAGCACCGCCTCTACCTTCAGGTattggagcaggagcagctttctgagGAGGCACAGGGACGGCTTAGGGAtggcttggggtttttggaaGAATTAGGGCTTATCTGGCTGATCAAACCTGGGCAGGGCCTTTGCACATCCTCTGTTCCCATTGTATCTCCACATAGCCTGGTGCTCAGCCTTTCCAGGCTGACTCTGCACCTGCTCAAGGCCATATTTTCCAACAAACTCCGTTATCACACAGCGCACAGAAGAAATACCCAGTTTttcaaacacagcttttcatccaGAGGAGCTCTGGTGGGAAGCTTGCTGTAGtaatgaaaaattataaaaaagaaGGTCTTTGGAAAACATACCTCCTGCTGTTATAGCTCATCAGAGCAAGGCTTTTATCAGCTGCCATCACagctttccttttaaaaaagggTATTTCACAACACACATCTCGGGACAagctgattttggttttttagcaCACAGTTTACATCAGTACATGCTGAACTAGTGACACCACCAAGGAAAGGGGTTGTTGAAACTAATAATTCGTCAGTAACACACTCTCCAAGCCTTGCCTGGATGGCAGAGGTTAAGTTACAGTCCTCCAGGCaaagatagaaaagaaagcaagaggaGGAAGTTCAGCTGAAAGCAGCCACACAGCAGGACTGGATTTAAAGTGAGAAATTAACCACTGTTGTTGGGAAATgtgggcaggagctgtccctgtgtcctcatGGGCTGCATTGCTGTCCTGAGGACCAGCAGTGTGGACACCAGAACAATGATGCTGGAACAGATAAATATCTCCAGGGCCACAGCAAACCAGAGTTTGATGAACAGTGCCTTTAACAGGGGGTGAAACAGCAAGTCCAGGTCTCTGAGGTACCAGCCATGGTGGGTACATGGTTACTCTAGGACCTCTTCCTTCGTTGTCTTAAGATTTTTCCTGTGAAAGATTAAAGTTGCACATCCTGCAGATTGTACCTCCAAGTAGCTTTTGGAGGTCTCCATTCCTGCTGGGCTCCCCAGGAGCCTGTTAGGACAGATGGGTCTGTGCTCTCCAGGCATTGTTGGttttgctgacagcagcagcatcctgaggGGCACAGCTCGTACCCTCAAGTTTAGGACTTGGTGCACACACTCTGGGGCATGAGTCTCAGCATCAGCCCTGCAGCAAGAGAGGGACAGCTGGGTGATGGGGCAGGTCTGACTGCTCAGGTTTGTGTCTCCCAACAGATGCAGGGTCCTGAGCTGGTGCCTGGGGCTCCGACACAGCGCATTTTCCAGACACCCCACACCCCGCAGCAGAACCCCTTGAGCTACTtcctgcacccacagcagcagagccaccacacgcagggccagccctgcaaCCTGCCTGACCTGCCCGAGATGCAGCTGCCCTGAGAGTCACTTCTGGGGACAAGGAGCACACGGCTGCAGCCGGCACGCCCGGCGCGCGCGGGAGAGCACGGCGCCATCAGAGCACGGCACAGGAGAGGTCGGGCTCCGTGGGGAGGTGGTGCCTGCAGGGATTGATGGTCTCTGACAGGGATGCATGGCTGCAGGGGCCTGGTTTGGTGGGATTGCCATGCAGCCAGATGCATGGAATGTATTCCATGATGCCgttccagcagcaggtgtgCCCTGGCCCAGCGCCGTGGTGCCACTGGAAGTGGCGCCTTCTTGCTGCAGAGAGGGGAGGTATCAGGCCGTCATGAAGCTCGGTttgcaatggaaaaaaacctttttccaTTCAGGACTTCAATGCTGAAAGTCACTGTGAATTTAAGCCCAGCATTTGAAGCACATAGACTGTACCAGTCCGCAGGACACCATTGGATTACCGTGTACATAACTCGTTTTGCTGTAGTAGGTCCATTGtgaattctttttcctttttctatacCTCAGTCCcgcaggttttttttccaggagtttgGATAATGCTGCTAATTTACATAACACCACTTTTGCCTGAATTTCTTACTGTTGTTATACCAGCTCACATCGCAGTTAGTTCAATATTTGTcgtgttttatttttggttaaCAAGTGAAGATAAATTTGTATGGTTTTTACTCCCTGTagccaaatatttttcaggttaCAGACAAAGAAtctttactcctttttttttttgtttcaagtgATGTAGTTGTAAATGTTTCTGttcataaaaacaaacaaacatgcaTAAAACAGCATATGACAGCAAACTTTGTGGTTTTGCTAGGTCATATTTCAATTTGGCAAACCCAAAATGTGTAATCACAACACACGATGTTACAAGCCCATAGGGTCAGcaataaattgtatttttgtaAATTGTCACTTTTTAACTGTAAGTTTATATTTATGAATTGAAAAGCCAGTTTATTCCTCAGTGGGTGTATAGTTAAGTGTCCCTACTGTTTGTgtctttccaaaggaaaaatttaAGAGTACATTTTTGGAGTGTTAGTAGCTGAGTACTAACTTTGGGCACTGTTAGAGCCCAAATGTAGATGAGTTTGGCCATTACTGTAAACTTTGTGAGGCAGTGAAGGCAGTGGTTAGTTAGGACCAGTCCATCTAGCAGTAAAGCTCTAGCTGGCAGACAGAGCAAGGTTTAGGGAGGAGTTAGTTCCAAATGTTTAGTTCCTAATGTCTGTTGAAACCAAGTGAAGAATgcttggttttgccttttttttttttttaatatggtgttttggggttttttttgtttccttcttttccttcagcaagCCTCTTTCTGGGCccttgcagcactgcagcagctggtgtTCCTGATGTTACTGGTGGGGCAGCTTTTGGCACAAGCAGCTGCCAGTAGCCCTGTGTTTAAGAaaagggcacagcagggctcccctggtgctccaggagctgttcccagcagttcctcctggggaaggggatggggtTTTGCTGTGCCACATTTCCTGAGGGAGTGGCAGTGGGAGGacaggctgctggagctggggtcAGCCAGGAGCTTTCAGGGACTGGTGCAAGGCCCTAGGGTGCTTTGGTGTTTtggccagggcagaggtggATTTGTAAACAAAAGCTGTGCCAACCCCTGGCTATTCATGGGTCCCCTCCCTTGAGCAAAAGCAGCTGCATGGGTTAGCTTTGACAGGGACAGTGAatgcacagctcccagggctaCCAGGGATCCTGGGTTCAGAGCTGGCCACATGCAGCATGCTGGGGAATGTGGCTGGCCTCAGAATGGAGGCAATGAGATGCCCAGCAGCCTGTGTCCAGTCTCAGGGCTCATGCCTTGTCAGCACAGACCCTGGCTGGGCCCCTGCccacacagcacaggcagcccctgggtgctgggcagCCAAGCAGCTGCTCTTGGACACAGTCTGAGCCAGGCCCTCCATTTCAAACCAGGACAAGAAATCGTGGCTacagcagagccacaggccaGGGCCACCTCACTGCTGGtactgggatttggaacactTGCCTTTGTGGGGCAATCTGGGGCTGAAATATGAACACCTGGggctttcctgctctgcagattTGTTCTGCAGGaagggccagcacagagccttCAGGGTAGGAAATAGCTCTTTTTAAAGCACTCTTAGTTTTAGGGTACCCCTTTCCCCATTCTAAGGCAGCTGGGTTGCTCATGAGGATGCATTAGGAGGGGGTTGTATtttttggattt
This sequence is a window from Haemorhous mexicanus isolate bHaeMex1 chromosome 14, bHaeMex1.pri, whole genome shotgun sequence. Protein-coding genes within it:
- the PASD1 gene encoding circadian clock protein PASD1 isoform X5 produces the protein MVSARALCCVNELMDEDEKDRAKRASRNKSEKKRRDQFNVLIKELCTMLQGHGHPLKMDKSTILQRTIDFLQKQKEITAQTEACQIRQDWKPSFLSNEEFTQLMLEALDGFLIALTTDGIIIYVSDSVSSLLGHLPSDLVDQNILNFLPEGEQSEVYKLLSPHVLMTDPVAADFLNAEKQIEFCCHLARGSLDPNEPLMYEYVKFVVDFKYFTHVPTPSCNGFESAIARAFRSAPEEQICLVATVRLVTPQFLKELCNVEEPCEEFTSRHSLEWKFLFLDHRAPPIIGYLPFEVLGTSGYDYYHADDLELLARCHEHLMQFGKGKSCYYRFLTKGQQWIWLQTHYYITYHQWNSKPEFIVCTHLVVSYAEVRAERRRDLGLEESSIELASSSLKPVYHFPTQLGMMHQLKEQLEERTRILQADIKTQQEELHVIKEQLQLVQDSNLQMLMQQPIPVIFNAVQQPSPRRPPPQGTPRHSTAKKSQQPALPGTKHHCSTQLLSPHPFLRDPCGTAPQVQQQKQQHPVRGSQGQQTCVPGQGSIPVPFYNSPMVFSQAHPIAVAAQVPTDSSERQPPADYSQDRSLRMLLDQSIQAMMPTANSSVQPMQSSASRQQGKFVAEQQSLAPPAQAQPATCSPARPPAPPPIFSPSLVIPHTSFPSHQASTPLHLHQWPQQQVQQHRLYLQMQGPELVPGAPTQRIFQTPHTPQQNPLSYFLHPQQQSHHTQGQPCNLPDLPEMQLP
- the PASD1 gene encoding circadian clock protein PASD1 isoform X4 — translated: MLQGHGHPLKMDKSTILQRTIDFLQKQKEITAQTEACQIRQDWKPSFLSNEEFTQLMLEALDGFLIALTTDGIIIYVSDSVSSLLGHLPSDLVDQNILNFLPEGEQSEVYKLLSPHVLMTDPVAADFLNAEKQIEFCCHLARGSLDPNEPLMYEYVKFVVDFKYFTHVPTPSCNGFESAIARAFRSAPEEQICLVATVRLVTPQFLKELCNVEEPCEEFTSRHSLEWKFLFLDHRAPPIIGYLPFEVLGTSGYDYYHADDLELLARCHEHLMQFGKGKSCYYRFLTKGQQWIWLQTHYYITYHQWNSKPEFIVCTHLVVSYAEVRAERRRDLGLEESSIELASSSLKSHSSYLDVGQCGSSQDASREGVSLSSHSSRRSSHTTLSDSTSTSSMRRTDTSTPTRPAGPGAPGDKAALRLAAPGSAQPVYHFPTQLGMMHQLKEQLEERTRILQADIKTQQEELHVIKEQLQLVQDSNLQMLMQQPIPVIFNAVQQPSPRRPPPQGTPRHSTAKKSQQPALPGTKHHCSTQLLSPHPFLRDPCGTAPQVQQQKQQHPVRGSQGQQTCVPGQGSIPVPFYNSPMVFSQAHPIAVAAQVPTDSSERQPPADYSQDRSLRMLLDQSIQAMMPTANSSVQPMQSSASRQQGKFVAEQQSLAPPAQAQPATCSPARPPAPPPIFSPSLVIPHTSFPSHQASTPLHLHQWPQQQVQQHRLYLQMQGPELVPGAPTQRIFQTPHTPQQNPLSYFLHPQQQSHHTQGQPCNLPDLPEMQLP